From Bacillota bacterium, a single genomic window includes:
- a CDS encoding CoB--CoM heterodisulfide reductase iron-sulfur subunit A family protein: MQGAGIAVIGGGPAGMSAAVVLANSGLNVYLVEKEPRLGGKAAYYGCKATDRCNKCNVCAVADKIREVASCRNIKVLTGCSVERSSGEFGDYRLRLSNGEVLEVGAVVIATGFDVFDARLRPHLGYGRHARVVSAFELERALRGGRMLAEYLGGVAPRSVAFIQCVGSRDVRGEHDYCSRVCCMYSLRLAKVIREQLPAIEIAVFYMDFQGGGKAPQAFKEYCETAGNVRMIRSMPGEVRVLDGLESGEGAGERPHCLEVRYEDPDTGDVRRAGFDLVVLAVGSAPGSDTGRFGEVFGVGAGHDGFFDSPTGVPGIFVAGSCRGPMDIAEAMRDGEGVATEILNALARGNMWELSSSPTKVQDRPDRGQGDGSQGDHVVVVGGGLAGMVAAKTLADLGVAVTIVERDVSLGGRVHLSERPDVSALVERIMEDELISVKTSSRIGRLRGQAGNFEVILSSSHPGGDLPGIIRAGAIIVSTGHRLELPAPAAGAGLPDGGGVVTLSEFRKGNIFKEPAGRRVVFWVPVMAGNNGPAFRLTLRTAVRTLDRGGEVIVLCEDVKVAGGGMSVLYREARDRGAVFIKCGSHIPGVQRADGVDGEGGKLIITVRDSSLAGPGDVAGYLRVECDCFVIAEEMVPDIDAPELASILNVHPGPLGFFQEDNVHLLPADSSRRGIYFAGTCRGPQDEDEVVSDARVAALRAYRLISRSHSPVDWATASVDPGKCALCLTCLRSCPHAAIEVDHENRAARVTPIACQGCGVCVSECPARAITLKHLEVHPEDHLEGHWGREEYFDGRDGLDDLDDLEVS; the protein is encoded by the coding sequence ATGCAGGGTGCGGGAATCGCCGTTATAGGCGGCGGGCCGGCCGGGATGTCGGCGGCTGTGGTTCTGGCGAATAGCGGGTTGAATGTTTATCTCGTGGAGAAGGAGCCTAGGCTGGGCGGGAAGGCTGCATATTACGGTTGCAAGGCGACGGATAGGTGCAATAAGTGCAATGTATGCGCAGTAGCGGATAAGATACGCGAGGTGGCTTCCTGCCGGAATATAAAGGTGCTTACCGGGTGCAGCGTCGAGAGGTCCTCAGGGGAGTTTGGAGATTACAGGCTACGCCTGTCTAACGGCGAGGTTCTGGAGGTCGGGGCTGTCGTCATCGCGACGGGCTTTGATGTGTTTGACGCACGGCTGCGCCCGCACCTCGGCTACGGGCGCCACGCGAGGGTGGTTTCGGCGTTCGAGCTCGAGAGGGCGCTACGGGGAGGGCGAATGCTGGCCGAATACCTGGGTGGTGTCGCGCCCCGTTCGGTAGCCTTTATCCAGTGCGTAGGGTCGCGCGACGTCCGCGGCGAGCATGATTATTGTTCCCGGGTGTGCTGCATGTACTCCCTCCGGCTCGCCAAGGTGATACGTGAGCAACTCCCGGCTATTGAGATAGCCGTATTCTATATGGATTTCCAGGGAGGTGGCAAAGCCCCTCAGGCTTTCAAGGAGTATTGTGAGACGGCCGGGAACGTTCGCATGATCAGGAGCATGCCTGGAGAGGTGAGGGTGCTCGATGGGCTGGAGAGCGGGGAGGGTGCGGGTGAGCGCCCCCACTGCCTCGAGGTCAGGTATGAGGATCCAGATACAGGGGATGTGCGCAGGGCGGGGTTTGATCTCGTCGTGCTGGCGGTGGGCAGCGCCCCTGGCAGCGATACAGGCAGGTTCGGCGAGGTATTTGGGGTGGGCGCCGGCCACGATGGTTTCTTTGATTCCCCGACGGGGGTGCCTGGCATCTTTGTTGCAGGCTCGTGCCGCGGGCCGATGGATATTGCGGAGGCGATGAGGGACGGCGAGGGAGTGGCAACTGAGATTTTGAATGCCCTGGCGCGGGGAAACATGTGGGAGCTCTCGAGTTCACCTACAAAGGTCCAGGACCGCCCCGATCGTGGCCAGGGCGACGGGAGCCAGGGCGACCATGTCGTCGTAGTCGGCGGCGGCCTTGCGGGGATGGTTGCGGCGAAGACCCTGGCCGACCTGGGCGTGGCTGTCACGATCGTGGAGCGTGACGTGAGCCTTGGCGGCCGGGTTCACCTTTCGGAGAGGCCGGACGTATCGGCTCTCGTCGAGAGGATAATGGAGGATGAGCTGATCAGCGTCAAGACGTCCTCCCGCATTGGGCGCCTGCGCGGTCAGGCGGGCAATTTTGAGGTCATATTATCATCATCTCATCCTGGCGGCGACCTTCCGGGTATAATCCGCGCCGGCGCCATTATCGTGTCCACCGGCCACAGGCTCGAGCTCCCTGCGCCTGCGGCCGGAGCGGGACTTCCGGATGGTGGCGGCGTCGTTACCCTCTCGGAGTTCCGGAAGGGCAATATATTCAAGGAGCCGGCCGGCCGGAGGGTCGTTTTCTGGGTCCCTGTAATGGCTGGCAACAATGGTCCGGCATTCAGGCTGACCCTGAGGACGGCTGTCAGGACCCTGGATCGTGGGGGAGAGGTTATAGTCCTGTGTGAGGACGTCAAGGTGGCGGGGGGCGGCATGAGCGTGCTATACCGCGAGGCTCGCGACAGGGGGGCGGTTTTCATCAAATGTGGCTCACATATTCCTGGCGTGCAGAGAGCGGATGGAGTGGATGGTGAGGGCGGAAAGTTGATCATCACCGTCCGTGATAGCTCGCTCGCCGGGCCCGGCGATGTCGCTGGATATTTGAGGGTCGAGTGCGATTGCTTTGTGATCGCCGAGGAGATGGTGCCCGATATTGATGCCCCCGAGCTTGCCTCCATATTGAATGTTCACCCGGGACCGCTGGGGTTCTTCCAGGAGGACAATGTCCACCTGCTGCCGGCCGATTCCAGCAGGCGCGGGATATATTTCGCCGGGACGTGTCGCGGGCCCCAGGATGAGGATGAGGTTGTCTCAGATGCGAGGGTGGCGGCGCTGCGGGCATATCGCCTGATCTCCAGGAGCCACAGTCCTGTTGACTGGGCGACGGCCAGCGTGGACCCTGGAAAATGCGCGCTCTGCCTTACGTGTTTGAGGTCGTGTCCGCACGCGGCCATCGAGGTGGATCACGAGAACCGGGCTGCGAGGGTGACCCCCATAGCTTGCCAGGGGTGCGGTGTTTGCGTGAGCGAGTGCCCGGCCAGGGCGATAACCCTGAAGCATCTGGAGGTTCATCCAGAAGATCATCTAGAAGGTCATTGGGGACGTGAAGAGTATTTCGATGGCCGGGATGGTCTGGATGATCTGGACGACCTGGAAGTCTCATAG
- a CDS encoding 6-phosphofructokinase has product MPEIKRIGVLTGGGDCPGLNPAIRGVVMRALDYNLEVMGVRDGWAGLVKGDMAPIGLADVDTIISVGGTMLGSSRTNPFKKEEDVQKVFDNIKKFNLDAIVGIGGDDTLGVANKLSKLGAPAVGVPKTMDNDVSGTEYCIGFDTAVSVAVDALERLRDTARSHHRIMVLEVMGRDAGWVALMTGMAGGADWILIPEVPVDLDEMCKHLKDVRARGRSYGLVVVSEGVKLPSVGEDAGGEVDAFGHIRLGLRGVGQAIADEIEKRTGVQTRAAAVGHIQRGGPPTVSDRYYPTRLGMAAVDLVMKGEFGKMPAVVGNKIVTVDLDVAVGKTKTVPIELWNEVKTLFK; this is encoded by the coding sequence ATGCCGGAGATCAAGCGAATAGGGGTGCTTACAGGAGGCGGGGATTGCCCGGGTCTCAATCCTGCAATTAGGGGGGTTGTGATGCGGGCGCTCGACTACAACCTGGAGGTCATGGGGGTACGCGATGGCTGGGCCGGCCTTGTGAAGGGCGATATGGCCCCGATCGGGCTCGCCGATGTCGACACTATCATATCGGTCGGCGGGACGATGCTTGGGAGCTCCCGGACCAACCCCTTCAAAAAGGAGGAGGATGTTCAGAAGGTCTTCGATAATATAAAGAAATTCAACCTCGACGCCATCGTCGGGATCGGCGGTGATGATACCCTCGGAGTCGCCAACAAGCTGAGCAAGCTCGGCGCGCCTGCGGTGGGAGTTCCCAAGACCATGGACAACGACGTCTCAGGGACGGAATACTGCATCGGTTTTGATACAGCGGTGAGCGTTGCCGTGGACGCCCTGGAGCGCCTGCGGGATACTGCGCGCTCCCATCACCGCATAATGGTGTTGGAGGTCATGGGGCGGGATGCGGGCTGGGTGGCACTTATGACTGGCATGGCTGGCGGCGCAGACTGGATCCTCATCCCCGAGGTCCCGGTCGATCTCGATGAGATGTGCAAGCATCTCAAGGATGTCCGCGCGCGTGGCAGGTCTTACGGCCTAGTGGTCGTGTCCGAGGGAGTGAAGCTGCCAAGCGTCGGTGAGGATGCTGGCGGCGAGGTGGACGCGTTTGGCCATATCAGGCTCGGGCTGCGAGGTGTTGGCCAAGCGATCGCCGACGAGATCGAGAAGAGAACGGGAGTCCAGACGCGGGCCGCCGCCGTAGGGCACATCCAGAGGGGAGGACCCCCGACAGTTTCGGACCGGTACTACCCGACCAGGCTAGGCATGGCCGCTGTTGACCTGGTCATGAAGGGCGAGTTCGGAAAGATGCCGGCCGTCGTGGGGAACAAGATCGTCACTGTTGACCTTGATGTGGCCGTTGGCAAGACCAAGACCGTGCCCATAGAGCTCTGGAACGAGGTGAAAACCCTCTTCAAGTAG
- a CDS encoding ketose-bisphosphate aldolase has product MPLVTSKEMLLDAQKNGYAVGAFNANNLEYVQAIVEAAEEEQAPVILQASQGAIKYAGLDQVVAMVKVAAGAASVPVVLHLDHGTDFLQNVRCLRAGFTSLMFDGSSLPFEENAAITKKVTEIAHACGIPVEAELGKVPQIGVTLEEVRALMTKPEEALRFVEETQCDSLAVAVGSVHQMKVQEAKLDIERIAKIREITGIPLVLHGASGVTDEGYREGIKAGICKINIATELNKAFTRGMKEAMAKDPSVVDPRKIAGVGREEIKKVIKAKMRLFGASGKASNFAAKGAGYGGRQELSASDLKKE; this is encoded by the coding sequence ATGCCGCTAGTAACCAGTAAAGAGATGTTGCTCGATGCCCAGAAAAATGGGTACGCTGTCGGAGCCTTTAATGCGAATAACCTGGAGTATGTCCAGGCTATCGTCGAGGCAGCCGAGGAAGAGCAGGCCCCTGTCATCCTCCAGGCGAGCCAGGGGGCAATCAAATACGCAGGACTCGACCAGGTTGTGGCCATGGTGAAGGTCGCGGCGGGGGCTGCTAGCGTGCCCGTGGTTTTGCACCTGGATCACGGCACGGATTTCCTGCAGAATGTGAGGTGCCTCAGGGCTGGCTTCACATCGCTGATGTTTGACGGTTCCTCGCTCCCGTTCGAGGAGAACGCGGCAATAACGAAGAAGGTCACCGAGATAGCTCATGCATGTGGGATCCCTGTGGAGGCTGAGCTGGGCAAGGTGCCGCAGATCGGGGTCACGCTCGAAGAGGTTAGGGCTCTCATGACCAAGCCCGAGGAGGCCCTGCGTTTTGTGGAGGAGACCCAGTGCGATTCCCTTGCCGTTGCGGTTGGCAGCGTCCACCAGATGAAGGTTCAGGAGGCGAAGCTCGATATCGAGCGGATAGCCAAAATCCGGGAGATCACAGGTATTCCTCTCGTCCTGCATGGCGCCTCGGGGGTAACCGACGAGGGCTACCGTGAGGGGATCAAGGCCGGGATTTGCAAGATAAATATCGCGACCGAGCTGAATAAGGCATTCACCCGCGGTATGAAGGAGGCCATGGCGAAGGATCCGAGCGTGGTCGACCCGCGCAAGATTGCTGGGGTAGGCCGCGAGGAGATCAAGAAGGTCATCAAGGCCAAGATGCGTTTGTTTGGCGCGTCAGGCAAGGCCAGCAACTTTGCTGCAAAGGGAGCCGGTTATGGCGGCCGCCAGGAGCTTTCGGCAAGCGACCTCAAGAAGGAATAG
- a CDS encoding ZIP family metal transporter translates to MAMNVILPTIVGFASGAIGTGLGGSVAVLHKNPSQRALAFLLGFAGGIMLAVVAFDLIPTSFKVGGVLAGILGFAAGMWSLALVSSILPGTTEYQGARAHYLKTGILVALGIATHDLAEGLAIGSGYVAAEMLGFRVALIMMIHNIPEGMAIAAPFHIAKVRRRKILLATLIASAPTGAGALAGSLLGEISPLMLSACLSMAGGAMTSVVARQLIPDAWDLKAKPFASAGVAAGVLAGLCLILSL, encoded by the coding sequence ATGGCCATGAATGTAATCCTCCCGACTATCGTCGGATTTGCGTCGGGCGCCATCGGGACTGGCCTCGGTGGCTCGGTCGCAGTCCTCCACAAGAACCCTTCTCAGAGAGCGCTTGCATTCCTGCTTGGCTTTGCAGGGGGAATAATGCTGGCTGTCGTGGCCTTTGATCTCATCCCCACATCATTCAAGGTAGGCGGGGTTCTGGCAGGCATCCTGGGGTTCGCGGCGGGCATGTGGAGCCTCGCACTGGTATCCAGCATCCTGCCTGGCACCACGGAGTATCAAGGCGCCAGGGCCCATTACCTGAAAACCGGCATCCTCGTGGCTCTGGGCATAGCCACCCATGACCTAGCAGAGGGCCTGGCCATAGGATCAGGGTACGTCGCCGCGGAAATGCTCGGTTTCCGCGTTGCCCTGATAATGATGATCCATAATATACCCGAGGGAATGGCTATCGCTGCTCCGTTTCATATTGCGAAAGTCAGGAGGCGAAAAATCCTGCTCGCCACCTTGATCGCCAGCGCCCCCACCGGCGCGGGGGCCCTGGCCGGCTCGCTCCTCGGGGAGATTTCCCCCCTCATGCTCTCGGCGTGCTTGAGCATGGCAGGCGGGGCCATGACAAGCGTGGTCGCGAGGCAGCTGATCCCGGATGCATGGGATCTAAAGGCGAAGCCCTTCGCCAGCGCCGGCGTTGCAGCAGGGGTCCTTGCCGGGTTATGTCTTATCCTCTCGCTCTAA
- the pfkA gene encoding 6-phosphofructokinase, with product MKRIAVLTSGGDAPGMNAAIRAVVRTGLHNGLEVFGVSRGYTGLMAGDMVLMDQRSVGDIIQRAGTILRSARSEEFKTEEGQKKAVGQLEARGIEGLIVIGGDGSFRGARSLSKWGVKDIGIPGSIDNDIPCTDFTIGFDTAVNTALDAITKIRDTASSHGRVNVIEVMGRRAGFLALAAGFAGGAEHILIPEVPFDLDEICEKIIEGYRRGKTHNIIVVAEGVWGYQGPERPAGESVGFRIGELVREKTRLETRVTVLGYIQRGGAPTALDRILGSRFGARAVELLLEGKAGRMVGIVGDEIRDFDIDYALEQTKSINLEYHRIAGILS from the coding sequence ATGAAGAGGATCGCTGTTTTGACGAGCGGGGGGGACGCTCCAGGGATGAATGCCGCCATACGTGCGGTTGTGAGGACGGGTCTACATAACGGGCTCGAGGTTTTCGGTGTGTCACGCGGCTACACAGGCTTGATGGCCGGGGATATGGTCCTTATGGACCAGAGGTCTGTGGGCGATATCATCCAGAGGGCCGGGACGATACTGAGATCAGCCCGCTCTGAGGAGTTCAAGACGGAGGAGGGCCAGAAGAAGGCTGTTGGTCAGCTCGAGGCGAGGGGCATCGAGGGACTCATTGTAATCGGTGGCGATGGCTCTTTCCGGGGGGCGCGAAGCCTTTCAAAGTGGGGCGTAAAAGACATAGGGATACCCGGGAGCATAGATAATGATATACCCTGCACCGACTTTACTATTGGCTTCGATACCGCGGTCAACACGGCCCTGGATGCCATCACGAAGATACGTGATACGGCGAGCTCTCACGGCAGAGTCAACGTTATCGAGGTAATGGGGCGGAGGGCGGGTTTCCTGGCCCTTGCTGCGGGGTTTGCGGGCGGCGCCGAGCACATACTCATACCCGAGGTGCCATTTGATCTCGACGAGATCTGTGAGAAGATAATCGAGGGATACAGGCGCGGCAAGACGCACAACATCATCGTAGTGGCAGAGGGCGTGTGGGGATATCAGGGTCCCGAGCGTCCCGCGGGCGAGAGCGTGGGATTCAGGATCGGCGAGCTTGTCCGGGAGAAGACCAGGCTCGAGACCAGAGTTACGGTGCTCGGGTACATACAGAGGGGCGGAGCGCCTACTGCGCTCGACAGGATTCTCGGGTCTCGGTTTGGTGCAAGGGCTGTTGAGCTCCTTCTCGAAGGCAAGGCAGGACGGATGGTGGGCATCGTCGGCGACGAGATAAGGGATTTCGATATCGACTACGCCCTCGAGCAGACGAAGAGCATCAATCTCGAATATCACCGCATTGCAGGGATTCTTTCCTAG
- a CDS encoding acetyl-CoA carboxylase carboxyltransferase subunit alpha, translating to MSNGILEFEKPLAELEKRIEELKVFSSEKGIDLSGEIATLERRADDLRREIYGNLTSWQRIMIARHPHRPTTLDYISLIFDDFIELHGDRCFRDDAAIVGGIASLDGRPVTVVGTQKGRDTKENLARNFGMPHPEGYRKALRLMKQAEKFRRPVICFVDVVGAYPGIEAEERGQATIIANNICEMARLEVPIIVIITGEGGSGGALGIGVGDRIIMLENAYFSVISPEACAAILWKDASKAREAAEALKLTARDLMRLGVIDEILAEPGGAAHKDREAMAGVIKEAILRNLDNLAGVPKKHLIEQRYRKFRKIGEFIVDQQAGASEGDGRYYVPVSS from the coding sequence GTGAGTAACGGCATCCTGGAGTTCGAGAAGCCCCTTGCCGAGCTCGAGAAGAGGATCGAGGAGTTGAAGGTTTTCAGCAGCGAGAAGGGAATCGACCTGTCGGGTGAGATTGCAACCCTTGAGCGGAGAGCCGATGACTTGCGGCGCGAGATATATGGGAATCTTACGTCCTGGCAGAGGATCATGATCGCGCGGCACCCCCACCGGCCTACAACCCTTGACTATATCAGCCTCATATTCGATGATTTCATTGAGCTTCACGGGGACCGGTGTTTCAGGGATGATGCCGCTATCGTGGGCGGGATCGCGTCACTGGATGGACGCCCGGTAACCGTCGTGGGAACGCAGAAGGGGCGGGATACAAAAGAGAACCTTGCGCGCAACTTTGGGATGCCCCACCCCGAGGGCTACAGGAAGGCGCTCAGGCTCATGAAGCAGGCCGAGAAGTTCAGGCGCCCCGTGATTTGCTTTGTCGATGTGGTGGGTGCCTACCCCGGAATCGAGGCCGAGGAGAGGGGCCAGGCCACCATAATAGCGAATAATATATGCGAGATGGCGAGGCTCGAGGTGCCCATAATAGTGATTATAACTGGTGAGGGCGGGAGCGGCGGCGCTCTTGGCATCGGCGTCGGGGACAGGATAATCATGCTCGAAAACGCGTATTTCTCGGTCATTTCGCCTGAGGCCTGCGCTGCAATCCTGTGGAAGGATGCATCCAAGGCGAGGGAGGCGGCGGAAGCCCTCAAGCTGACTGCCCGGGACCTCATGCGTCTAGGGGTCATCGATGAGATCCTCGCGGAACCCGGGGGCGCGGCCCACAAGGATCGCGAGGCTATGGCCGGCGTTATAAAGGAGGCAATCCTGAGGAACCTCGATAACCTGGCGGGCGTGCCCAAGAAGCACCTCATCGAGCAAAGGTACAGAAAGTTCAGGAAGATAGGCGAGTTCATCGTGGACCAGCAGGCTGGTGCGAGCGAGGGAGATGGGAGATACTATGTTCCTGTAAGTAGCTGA
- a CDS encoding acetyl-CoA carboxylase carboxyltransferase subunit beta encodes MFKDLFRSKQKYVTVKPASVKREIPDGMWSKCNKCGQIIYSKELASNLKVCHKCGYHFKLSALERIALTVDADSFTEFDSELLSINPLGFPGYEEKIKNGKNATSLSEAILTGQAKICDFPVVIGAMDFGFMGASMGSVVGERVTRSFEFAVKHKLPVVMFCTSGGARMQEGIVSLMQMVKTSAAVARFNEAGLLYISVLTNPTTGGVLASFASLADIVLAEPEAQIGFAGPRVIEETMRQKLPPGFQTSEFVLAHGMIDKIVERKNMRKTLGLLLSLHGSRVSEVALCE; translated from the coding sequence ATGTTTAAGGACCTGTTTCGTTCGAAACAAAAATACGTGACGGTCAAGCCTGCGAGCGTCAAGAGGGAGATCCCTGATGGCATGTGGTCGAAGTGTAACAAGTGCGGACAGATAATCTACAGCAAGGAGCTGGCAAGCAACCTCAAGGTGTGTCATAAGTGTGGTTACCACTTTAAGCTATCCGCCCTCGAACGCATAGCCCTGACGGTGGATGCCGACAGCTTTACCGAGTTTGACTCGGAGCTTTTGAGCATCAACCCCCTGGGCTTTCCAGGCTATGAGGAGAAAATCAAAAATGGCAAGAATGCGACCAGTCTTAGTGAGGCGATTCTCACAGGGCAGGCGAAGATATGCGATTTCCCCGTGGTTATCGGGGCCATGGATTTCGGGTTCATGGGGGCGAGTATGGGGTCGGTTGTCGGAGAGAGGGTGACAAGGTCGTTCGAGTTTGCGGTAAAGCACAAGCTACCGGTGGTGATGTTCTGCACATCAGGTGGGGCCAGGATGCAGGAGGGCATCGTCTCCCTGATGCAGATGGTCAAAACGAGCGCGGCCGTGGCCAGGTTCAATGAGGCCGGCTTGTTATATATCTCAGTCCTGACAAACCCGACTACAGGCGGGGTGCTGGCCAGTTTTGCCTCGCTTGCCGATATCGTGCTTGCCGAGCCCGAGGCCCAGATCGGATTCGCAGGCCCGCGGGTGATCGAGGAAACCATGCGCCAGAAGCTCCCCCCGGGGTTCCAGACGTCTGAGTTTGTGCTTGCTCACGGCATGATCGATAAGATCGTAGAGAGGAAGAATATGAGAAAGACGCTCGGTCTCCTGCTTTCGCTCCATGGTAGCAGAGTGAGTGAGGTGGCGCTGTGTGAGTAA
- a CDS encoding glutamate decarboxylase: MWTVVYIAPNRAIAESMKELLEKEGHLVMLRPVGVPHLGASGNVEILVPESEAEDAQDILTSTYGR, translated from the coding sequence ATGTGGACCGTGGTGTATATAGCTCCTAACCGAGCTATTGCTGAATCGATGAAGGAACTCCTCGAGAAGGAGGGACATCTTGTCATGCTGCGCCCTGTGGGGGTTCCTCACCTAGGGGCGTCTGGAAACGTTGAGATACTCGTGCCGGAGTCCGAGGCCGAGGATGCTCAGGATATCCTGACCAGTACCTATGGCAGATGA
- a CDS encoding pyridoxamine 5'-phosphate oxidase family protein, with product MSGHVCDRLPGNVVDLLQKRLTTCVVATTASDGRPHVAPVNLIVARDDRMLRLALERDGRTLANLRSNQWVAISILDEGDIAVEIKGEAVIVKEHMNANSTMAMVDVTVREVENHAHPIILVSCGVRTRRRSNLVNLFFRVLFCELEE from the coding sequence ATGTCGGGGCATGTTTGCGATCGGCTTCCGGGCAACGTTGTCGACCTCCTTCAGAAAAGGCTCACGACGTGCGTGGTGGCAACTACGGCAAGCGATGGGCGTCCTCATGTTGCCCCCGTAAATCTCATTGTCGCCCGCGATGATAGGATGCTGCGCCTCGCCCTGGAGCGCGATGGGCGCACCCTTGCCAACCTCAGGAGCAACCAGTGGGTGGCGATTTCAATCCTGGATGAGGGCGATATCGCTGTGGAGATAAAGGGCGAGGCCGTCATCGTTAAAGAGCACATGAATGCCAACAGCACCATGGCGATGGTCGATGTTACGGTGCGCGAGGTCGAAAACCATGCCCACCCCATTATCCTTGTCTCATGCGGTGTCAGGACGAGGCGGCGGTCGAACCTCGTAAATCTCTTTTTTAGAGTTCTCTTCTGCGAGCTAGAGGAGTGA
- a CDS encoding aminopeptidase, whose product MSDLRNAARVVISQCMAVKPREAVLILTDEPEREIGYALWEEARAAGAEAVITEIIPRRVNGEEPPPAIAELMGYFNVVLIPTSKSLSHTEARRRASKAGARIATLPGITVDCMMRTLAADYDAIAERSTRITRILSEGRTARLISPAGCDVTFSLEGRVASPDTGIYHLPGDFGNLPAGEAYIAPQEGATSGIIVIDGAMAGVGMVDEPIIMRVKSGYVSSIEGGEGARRLQALLEGLPGEARNVAELGIGTNERAVITGNVLEDEKVFGTVHVAIGDNSGFGGRVKVPSHLDGIILKPSLIVDGVEIIKNGVHA is encoded by the coding sequence ATGAGTGATTTGAGGAATGCTGCGAGGGTCGTTATATCGCAGTGCATGGCAGTGAAACCCCGGGAGGCGGTGCTGATCCTGACAGACGAGCCCGAAAGGGAAATCGGGTATGCACTGTGGGAGGAGGCCAGAGCTGCCGGAGCGGAGGCCGTGATCACCGAGATCATCCCGAGGCGGGTGAATGGGGAGGAGCCTCCACCGGCGATCGCGGAGCTTATGGGGTATTTCAACGTGGTTCTCATCCCGACAAGCAAATCCCTTTCCCACACAGAGGCCCGCCGGCGGGCCAGCAAGGCGGGGGCGAGGATTGCCACGCTGCCCGGGATAACAGTGGATTGCATGATGAGAACCCTTGCGGCGGACTATGATGCCATAGCGGAAAGGAGCACCCGCATAACCAGGATCCTGAGCGAGGGCAGGACAGCTAGGCTTATAAGCCCTGCAGGTTGTGATGTGACATTCTCGCTCGAGGGGCGCGTCGCCAGCCCCGACACGGGGATATATCACCTGCCCGGGGACTTCGGGAACCTTCCCGCGGGTGAGGCATATATTGCTCCGCAAGAAGGCGCAACTAGTGGTATAATTGTAATAGACGGGGCGATGGCCGGCGTTGGAATGGTTGATGAGCCCATCATAATGCGCGTAAAGAGTGGGTATGTTTCATCAATCGAGGGAGGTGAGGGGGCTAGGCGGCTGCAAGCCCTCCTCGAAGGGCTTCCGGGGGAGGCGCGAAATGTAGCTGAGCTCGGCATAGGGACGAACGAGCGTGCCGTGATCACAGGTAATGTCCTCGAGGATGAAAAGGTCTTTGGCACCGTCCACGTCGCCATCGGCGATAATAGCGGATTTGGGGGCAGGGTCAAGGTGCCAAGTCACCTGGACGGAATAATATTGAAGCCATCTCTCATCGTCGATGGGGTCGAGATAATAAAAAATGGCGTACATGCGTAG
- a CDS encoding carbohydrate-binding protein: MGDYFIDGRVAIDPVPLAEGKKATIMYKGLLAKSGADSVFLHCGYGYDNWMNVKTLPMTKQAEDTWVAEVPVEGGTKFNFCFKDGAEHWDTNSGLNWGCEIV; encoded by the coding sequence ATGGGAGATTATTTTATCGATGGTCGCGTCGCTATAGACCCCGTTCCGCTAGCCGAGGGCAAAAAGGCCACCATCATGTATAAGGGGCTTCTTGCAAAGTCCGGCGCTGACTCGGTCTTCCTGCACTGCGGGTATGGGTATGATAACTGGATGAATGTAAAGACGCTGCCCATGACCAAGCAAGCCGAGGATACCTGGGTTGCAGAGGTTCCGGTCGAAGGCGGCACGAAATTCAACTTCTGTTTCAAGGATGGCGCTGAACACTGGGATACCAATAGCGGTCTGAATTGGGGCTGCGAGATTGTCTGA